The Deltaproteobacteria bacterium DNA window GGGGCGCGGGTATTCGGAGAGATCGTCGCCCAGAAGAAGGGCCCGAAAATAACGGTTTTCCGCATGAAGAGACGAAAGGGGTACCGAAAGAAAACCGGGCACCGTCAGCTCTTGACGAGTATGCGGATCACAGAAATTTCCATGTAAGAGGTACAGAAGTCATGGCACACAAAAAAGGACAGGGGAGTTCGCGTAACGGCCGGGACAGCAACGCGCAACGGCGTGGTGTCAAGGTGTTCGGCGGCCAGGCCATCCGCGCCGGAGGAATAATCGTCCGCCAGCTTGGAACGAAACTGCATCCGGGCCACAATGTCGGCCTGGGGAAAGACTACACCATATTCTCGAAAATCGACGGCATCGTCAACTTCGAAAGACTCGACAAAAATCACAAGAAGGTCACCGTGTACGCTGTACAGTGATGTAAAAAAAGGAGGCATGGGAAAAAGATGGGTGATCGTGAGGCCGGAGTCGTCAAGTGGTTTAACGACAAAAAGGGGTACGGGTTTATTTCCCGTCAGTCGGGGGGGGATATCTTTGTTCATCACAGTTCCATTGTTGCGGAGGGTTTCAGAAGTCTGAAAGAGGGCGACGAGGTGGAGTTCGAAGTGAAGGAGGACGTCAAGGGCAAATCCGCCGTAGAGGTCAAAAGGCTATAATTCCCGTCCACCCG harbors:
- the rpmA gene encoding 50S ribosomal protein L27 → MAHKKGQGSSRNGRDSNAQRRGVKVFGGQAIRAGGIIVRQLGTKLHPGHNVGLGKDYTIFSKIDGIVNFERLDKNHKKVTVYAVQ
- a CDS encoding cold shock domain-containing protein; translated protein: MGDREAGVVKWFNDKKGYGFISRQSGGDIFVHHSSIVAEGFRSLKEGDEVEFEVKEDVKGKSAVEVKRL